In Crinalium epipsammum PCC 9333, the following are encoded in one genomic region:
- the tyrS gene encoding tyrosine--tRNA ligase — translation MTDSESVNILQSLSWLFRGISEIFPNQPDSNDVSENLAQRLAQTNRPLRIKLGIDPTGADIHLGHSIPVRKLRAFQDAGHTAVLIIGDFTARIGDPTGKSEVRRQLTPEDVAQNAKTYLEQVRPILDFDTPGRLEVRYNSEWLSKLDLGKILELLSTMTVGQMLAKEGFALRYEQENPIYLHEFLYPLMQGYDSVAVEADVELGGTDQKFNLAVGRDLQRHFGQTPQFGLLMPILIGTDGVQKMSKSLNNYVGLSEPAATMYSKLRKTPDNLLEQYFELLTDLQLDQLPADPVQRQKLLALEVATQYHGQEASKEAQAAAESLAKSGGKVNLTDAAVPEFSLKSVQFPSKLFYILGASSLCPSTSEARRQIQGGGVRLDGDRISDVNLAFDAPDELNGKVLQVGKNKFVRLIN, via the coding sequence ATGACTGATAGTGAATCCGTAAACATACTACAAAGCCTCTCTTGGCTATTCAGGGGAATTAGTGAAATTTTTCCAAACCAGCCTGATTCTAACGATGTGAGTGAGAATCTGGCTCAAAGGTTAGCACAAACGAATCGACCTTTGAGAATTAAATTAGGAATTGACCCAACTGGGGCAGATATTCACCTTGGTCATAGTATCCCAGTTCGCAAGCTACGCGCGTTTCAAGATGCTGGGCATACTGCTGTGTTAATTATTGGTGATTTTACTGCTCGAATTGGTGATCCTACGGGAAAATCGGAGGTACGCCGTCAGTTGACACCAGAGGACGTAGCTCAAAATGCTAAAACTTATTTGGAACAGGTGCGTCCAATTTTAGATTTTGATACCCCAGGACGCTTAGAAGTTCGTTACAACTCAGAGTGGCTTTCTAAGTTAGATTTGGGCAAGATTTTAGAGTTGTTATCTACAATGACTGTGGGGCAAATGCTGGCGAAGGAAGGATTTGCCCTACGCTATGAACAGGAAAATCCGATTTATCTCCATGAATTTCTTTACCCGTTAATGCAGGGTTATGATTCGGTAGCTGTAGAGGCTGATGTGGAGTTAGGAGGTACAGATCAAAAGTTTAATCTAGCTGTAGGTAGAGATTTACAAAGGCATTTTGGTCAAACACCACAGTTTGGTTTATTAATGCCTATTTTGATTGGCACTGATGGTGTCCAAAAGATGTCTAAGTCTTTGAATAATTATGTGGGTTTATCGGAACCTGCGGCAACGATGTATTCTAAGTTGCGGAAGACTCCAGATAATTTGTTAGAGCAATATTTTGAACTGTTGACTGATTTACAGTTGGATCAGTTACCAGCAGATCCGGTGCAACGCCAGAAGCTTCTAGCGTTAGAAGTTGCTACTCAGTATCATGGTCAAGAAGCGTCTAAAGAAGCTCAAGCAGCAGCAGAGTCTCTAGCAAAAAGTGGTGGGAAAGTTAACTTAACGGATGCTGCTGTCCCAGAATTTTCTTTGAAGTCGGTACAATTTCCCTCAAAATTATTTTATATTCTGGGTGCTAGTAGTCTTTGCCCAAGTACTTCAGAGGCACGACGACAGATTCAGGGGGGAGGTGTGCGACTTGATGGCGATCGCATTTCTGACGTTAATCTGGCATTTGATGCACCCGATGAACTTAATGGCAAGGTTTTACAGGTTGGCAAGAATAAGTTTGTACGGCTAATCAATTAA
- a CDS encoding transglycosylase domain-containing protein: MSSSSVYQDKQPRKPAPRPKFLQGVGKVTGGTVLGLTMLASSVIAGGLVGLAISFRNLPDVRVLRTYAPSETSYIYDIKGKILANIHGEANREVVPLEKISPNLKRAVLAIEDSHFYYHHGINPSSVGRALRANLDKGNVVEGGSTITMQLIKNLFLSQRREISRKVAEAVLAIRLEQIFPKNQILEMYLNQVYWGHNNYGVQTAAQSYFGKPASQLNLAESAMMAGLIQAPEEYSPFGNFTKAKQRQALVLSRMQELGWITPAEESAAKEQKLKLGKIKSWQSSKVPYITEAVLQELNERFGRDTVMKGGMRVQTTIDYKFQSMAEKTVSRAHRRLLSQGLYNNQIALVAVDPRTHFVKAMVGGVDYEKSKFNRATQSQRQPGSSFKPFVYYAAFASGRFTPYSTVVDAPVSYRDGSNTLYTPKNYGGGYSGPMSIRQALMVSANIPAVKLGRSVGLDKVIQICRTLGIKSPIEPVVSLPLGAIGVTPLEMAGAYATFASNGWQSETTSIVRVTDSSGNVLLDNTPHPKLVLDPWATASLNSVLTGVVSGGTGKAAQIGRPAAGKTGTTSSERDVWFVGYVPQLATAVWIGKDNYRPLGRGVTGGGFAAPIWRNFMSQALSDTPVEYFPSPRKFQRP; the protein is encoded by the coding sequence GTGTCATCGTCTAGCGTATATCAAGACAAACAACCAAGAAAGCCAGCACCGAGACCTAAATTTCTCCAAGGAGTCGGTAAGGTAACGGGTGGAACCGTCCTTGGGCTTACCATGCTCGCCAGTTCCGTAATTGCTGGAGGATTAGTTGGTTTAGCGATTAGCTTCCGTAACCTCCCGGATGTCCGTGTTCTCCGCACCTACGCACCGAGCGAAACTTCTTACATCTACGATATTAAAGGCAAAATACTCGCTAATATTCACGGTGAAGCCAATCGTGAAGTTGTACCCCTAGAAAAAATTTCCCCAAATCTCAAGCGGGCAGTTTTGGCAATTGAAGATAGTCATTTTTATTACCATCATGGGATTAACCCTAGCAGCGTTGGTCGCGCCCTCAGAGCCAACTTAGATAAAGGTAATGTCGTAGAAGGTGGTTCTACGATTACCATGCAGCTAATCAAAAACTTGTTTCTCTCCCAAAGACGAGAAATTAGCCGCAAAGTAGCAGAGGCTGTATTGGCGATTAGATTAGAACAAATCTTTCCCAAAAATCAAATTCTCGAAATGTACCTCAATCAAGTTTATTGGGGTCACAACAATTATGGTGTACAAACTGCTGCTCAAAGCTACTTTGGTAAACCTGCATCTCAGCTAAACTTAGCAGAAAGCGCAATGATGGCAGGTTTAATTCAAGCTCCTGAAGAGTACAGTCCTTTTGGCAACTTCACCAAGGCAAAACAGCGCCAAGCTTTAGTTTTATCTCGGATGCAAGAATTGGGATGGATTACACCCGCAGAAGAAAGCGCCGCCAAAGAGCAAAAACTTAAGTTGGGCAAAATTAAATCTTGGCAGTCAAGTAAGGTTCCCTACATTACAGAAGCTGTCCTGCAAGAATTAAATGAACGTTTTGGGCGAGATACAGTAATGAAAGGTGGAATGCGAGTGCAAACCACTATTGATTACAAATTCCAAAGCATGGCTGAAAAAACAGTCAGCCGCGCCCATCGTCGGTTGCTTTCTCAAGGTCTTTATAACAACCAAATTGCCTTAGTAGCTGTTGACCCTCGCACGCATTTTGTGAAAGCGATGGTTGGTGGTGTTGATTACGAAAAAAGTAAGTTTAACCGCGCTACTCAATCTCAACGTCAACCTGGATCATCTTTTAAACCGTTTGTTTACTACGCTGCTTTTGCGAGTGGCAGATTTACACCGTACTCTACTGTCGTCGATGCGCCTGTCAGCTATCGGGATGGTAGTAATACTTTATACACTCCCAAAAACTACGGTGGTGGCTACTCTGGCCCAATGAGTATTCGCCAAGCGTTGATGGTATCAGCTAACATTCCTGCTGTAAAACTAGGGCGTTCTGTTGGGTTAGATAAAGTAATTCAAATTTGCCGCACTTTGGGGATTAAAAGTCCAATTGAACCAGTAGTTTCTTTACCATTGGGCGCAATTGGGGTGACACCTTTAGAGATGGCGGGTGCTTATGCTACTTTTGCAAGTAATGGTTGGCAGTCGGAAACAACCAGTATTGTCCGTGTTACTGATAGTTCTGGCAATGTTTTACTAGACAATACTCCCCATCCTAAGCTAGTGCTTGATCCTTGGGCAACAGCTTCTTTAAATTCTGTACTAACAGGTGTTGTTAGTGGTGGAACTGGTAAAGCAGCGCAAATCGGACGACCAGCAGCAGGGAAAACTGGAACTACATCCTCAGAGCGTGATGTTTGGTTTGTGGGCTATGTACCACAACTAGCAACGGCTGTATGGATAGGTAAAGATAACTACAGACCTTTAGGACGTGGTGTAACAGGTGGTGGATTTGCAGCACCAATTTGGCGTAACTTTATGAGCCAAGCTTTGAGCGATACCCCTGTGGAATATTTCCCCTCTCCCCGCAAATTCCAGCGCCCTTAA
- a CDS encoding DUF1825 family protein — protein sequence MGFFDSEIVQQEAKQLFEDYQALINLGSKYGKFDRDGKKMFIEQMEAMMERYRIFMKRFELSEDFMAQMTVQQMNTQLGQFGITPQQMFDQMNLTLERMKSELERQT from the coding sequence ATGGGATTCTTTGATTCTGAGATTGTCCAGCAAGAAGCCAAACAACTGTTTGAAGATTATCAAGCTTTAATTAATCTGGGCAGCAAATACGGTAAATTTGACCGTGACGGCAAAAAGATGTTCATTGAGCAAATGGAAGCGATGATGGAACGTTATCGCATCTTTATGAAACGCTTTGAGCTTTCAGAAGATTTTATGGCTCAAATGACAGTACAGCAGATGAATACCCAACTTGGTCAATTTGGCATCACTCCCCAGCAAATGTTTGACCAAATGAATCTTACCTTAGAACGAATGAAGTCAGAATTAGAACGGCAAACCTAA